The following are encoded together in the Flavobacterium sp. TR2 genome:
- the recF gene encoding DNA replication/repair protein RecF (All proteins in this family for which functions are known are DNA-binding proteins that assist the filamentation of RecA onto DNA for the initiation of recombination or recombinational repair.) produces MHLNKISLFNYKNFSEASFDFDIKINCFVGKNGIGKTNVLDAIYHLAYGKSYFNPLAVQNIKHGEEFFVIDAELEKNERTEQIVCSLKKGQKKVLKRNGKPYDKFSDHIGFIPLVIISPADRDLIIEGSETRRKFMDSVISQLDTTYLHELIQYQKVITQRNALLKYFALNHVFDNDTLSIYNEQLQGYGKSIFEKRKDFLEQFIPIFNKHHQVITGSEESVQLVYESHLFEKDLLTLLQDNINKDRALQYTSVGIHKDDLSFEIDSHPIKKFGSQGQQKSFLIALKLAQFEFLKKQSGVKPILLFDDIFDKLDETRVAKIVEMVNSETFGQLFISDTHPERTEAIVKSTHQTYKIFNL; encoded by the coding sequence ATGCATTTAAACAAAATCTCATTATTCAATTACAAGAACTTTTCAGAAGCAAGTTTTGATTTTGACATCAAAATCAATTGTTTTGTGGGCAAAAATGGCATTGGAAAAACCAATGTGCTCGACGCTATTTACCATCTGGCTTACGGAAAAAGCTATTTTAATCCGCTTGCTGTTCAAAACATCAAACACGGCGAAGAATTTTTCGTTATTGATGCAGAACTGGAAAAGAACGAAAGAACCGAACAGATTGTTTGCAGTTTGAAAAAAGGACAAAAAAAAGTGCTAAAGCGAAACGGTAAACCTTATGATAAATTTTCAGATCATATCGGGTTCATTCCGCTAGTAATTATTTCGCCCGCAGATCGTGATTTAATTATTGAAGGAAGCGAAACGCGCCGTAAGTTTATGGACAGTGTAATCTCACAGTTAGACACTACATATCTCCACGAATTAATACAGTATCAGAAAGTAATTACGCAACGAAATGCCCTTTTAAAATATTTTGCACTGAATCATGTTTTTGATAATGATACCTTATCTATATATAATGAACAATTGCAAGGTTACGGAAAATCGATTTTTGAAAAACGAAAAGATTTCTTAGAGCAGTTTATACCTATATTTAATAAACATCATCAAGTTATAACCGGATCTGAAGAAAGCGTACAGCTGGTTTATGAAAGCCATTTATTTGAAAAAGACCTTCTAACGCTTTTACAGGACAACATCAATAAAGATCGCGCGCTTCAATACACGAGTGTGGGAATTCACAAAGACGATTTATCTTTTGAGATTGATTCGCACCCGATAAAAAAATTCGGATCGCAGGGACAGCAGAAATCTTTTTTGATTGCTTTGAAACTGGCTCAATTTGAATTCTTGAAAAAACAAAGCGGCGTAAAACCAATTCTTTTGTTTGATGACATTTTTGACAAACTGGACGAAACGCGCGTAGCCAAAATTGTAGAAATGGTTAACAGCGAAACATTTGGACAGCTTTTTATTTCAGACACACACCCAGAAAGAACCGAAGCGATTGTAAAATCGACGCATCAAACTTATAAGATATTCAATTTATAA
- the mutL gene encoding DNA mismatch repair endonuclease MutL has product MSSIIQLLPDHVANQIAAGEVVQRPASVVKELLENAVDAKATDIKLIIKDAGKSLVQVIDNGVGMTVTDARLCFARHATSKIRQAEDLFSLGTKGFRGEALASIAAIAHMEMKTKQDQDELGTHIVIEGSKFISQEVAVLPKGTSFAVKNLFFNIPARRNFLKSDTVEFRHVMDEFQRVALAHPNIHFSFYHNGSEMYNLPAAGYRQRIVGIMSGKTNEKLVPVNEDTEIINVQGFVCKPEFAKKNRGEQFFFVNDRFIKSSFLHHAVMSAYDGLLKDGSQPSYFLYLQVPPNTIDINIHPTKTEIKFDDEQALYAILRASIKHSLGQFNVAPVLDFDRDANLDTPYHYKDVEAEIPTIQVDGTFNPFTDDKTNQHYSKAASGSSGYSSGASSSSSSGASFSGSSYSGYSKRVEPTASWESLYVGLDVENPESIESSPFTFENEEVTSSLFDDEEVEQATQKTYQIHKKYIVSPIKSGMIIVDQQRAHQRILYEQFLLNMTVNQAASQQLLFPLDLFYSASEMELIEELKPSLATTGFVFDESKTDHVVISGIPVNITESEVPQVIEQLLSDLQDGIPANSYSQNDTIAKSMAKSLAVKTGSYLTEKEQDNLVNGLFACKDPNISPFQKPTFITMRVEDIDKKFAL; this is encoded by the coding sequence ATGTCGAGTATTATTCAATTGCTTCCTGATCACGTTGCTAACCAAATTGCTGCTGGAGAGGTGGTTCAAAGACCAGCTTCAGTCGTAAAAGAATTGTTGGAAAATGCGGTCGATGCCAAAGCAACTGATATCAAATTAATTATAAAAGATGCCGGTAAATCGCTGGTGCAAGTTATCGATAATGGGGTCGGAATGACCGTTACCGATGCGCGCCTGTGTTTTGCCCGTCACGCAACTTCCAAAATACGTCAGGCAGAAGATTTGTTTTCGCTTGGAACAAAAGGTTTCCGTGGAGAAGCTTTGGCTTCTATTGCGGCGATCGCGCATATGGAAATGAAAACCAAGCAAGATCAGGACGAACTTGGAACTCATATTGTAATTGAGGGAAGTAAATTTATTTCGCAAGAAGTAGCCGTTTTGCCAAAGGGAACTTCCTTTGCAGTTAAAAACCTGTTTTTTAATATTCCTGCTCGCCGTAATTTCTTAAAGTCAGATACGGTTGAATTTCGTCACGTAATGGATGAGTTTCAGCGAGTGGCATTGGCGCATCCTAATATTCATTTTAGTTTTTATCATAACGGAAGCGAAATGTATAATCTTCCAGCAGCAGGATACCGCCAGAGAATTGTGGGTATCATGTCTGGAAAAACAAATGAAAAATTAGTTCCGGTAAACGAAGACACGGAGATTATCAACGTTCAAGGTTTTGTATGCAAGCCTGAATTTGCAAAGAAAAACAGAGGAGAACAGTTCTTTTTTGTAAACGATCGATTTATAAAAAGCAGTTTCTTGCACCATGCAGTAATGTCTGCCTACGACGGATTGCTGAAAGACGGGTCTCAGCCAAGCTATTTCTTATACTTGCAAGTTCCCCCAAATACAATCGATATTAATATTCATCCGACTAAAACAGAAATCAAGTTTGATGATGAACAGGCATTGTATGCTATTTTAAGAGCGTCTATCAAACATAGTTTGGGGCAGTTTAACGTTGCTCCGGTCCTAGATTTTGACCGCGATGCCAATTTAGATACGCCTTATCATTATAAAGATGTAGAAGCAGAAATTCCGACCATTCAGGTTGATGGGACTTTTAATCCTTTTACAGATGATAAAACCAATCAGCATTATAGTAAAGCTGCTTCAGGATCATCAGGATATAGTTCAGGGGCATCTTCATCATCTTCGTCAGGAGCGTCTTTTTCAGGATCGTCTTATTCTGGTTATTCTAAAAGAGTCGAACCAACCGCAAGCTGGGAAAGTTTATATGTTGGTTTAGATGTCGAAAATCCTGAAAGTATAGAAAGTTCGCCATTTACATTCGAAAATGAAGAGGTAACCTCTTCTTTATTTGATGATGAAGAAGTAGAACAGGCAACACAGAAAACCTATCAGATTCATAAAAAATATATTGTATCACCAATAAAATCAGGAATGATTATTGTCGATCAGCAGCGTGCGCATCAGCGAATTTTGTACGAACAATTTTTGCTGAATATGACCGTTAATCAAGCGGCGAGCCAACAGTTGCTTTTTCCTCTAGATTTATTTTATTCGGCTTCTGAAATGGAGCTGATTGAAGAACTAAAACCTTCGCTAGCCACAACCGGATTTGTTTTTGATGAAAGTAAAACAGATCATGTTGTAATTTCGGGAATCCCTGTAAATATTACTGAAAGCGAAGTTCCGCAGGTAATAGAACAATTGTTGAGCGATTTGCAGGATGGAATTCCAGCAAACAGTTACAGCCAAAATGATACAATAGCCAAATCGATGGCTAAAAGTTTAGCGGTCAAAACCGGATCTTATTTGACCGAAAAAGAACAAGATAATTTGGTAAACGGTCTGTTTGCCTGCAAAGATCCAAATATTTCACCTTTTCAAAAACCTACCTTTATCACTATGCGTGTTGAAGATATAGATAAAAAGTTTGCTTTATGA
- a CDS encoding tetratricopeptide repeat protein — translation MATYNKRGYKTPKEKEVKEVVTEEQQVIIDEKDSTTAGVFSKLDETASKTEDWVAKNQKIIIGLVAGIAVATIGYLAYQKFIATPKQEEAASEMFVAQQNFEKAVNGVSSDSLFKLSLNGSEGKFGFIKIADEYSGTDAGNLANYYAGIAYLNTGKFDEAIKYLGEFKSDDVVLSALAKGATGDAYSQKNQQKEALDFYVKAAESNKNDFTTPRFLLKAGKTALALGQKEDALKYFNDIKDNYDSTPEAASVDALIGLAQ, via the coding sequence ATGGCAACTTACAATAAAAGAGGATATAAGACACCAAAAGAAAAGGAAGTAAAAGAGGTAGTTACTGAAGAGCAACAAGTAATTATTGACGAAAAGGACAGTACTACAGCTGGAGTTTTCTCAAAATTAGATGAAACTGCTTCAAAAACTGAGGACTGGGTGGCTAAAAATCAAAAAATCATTATTGGTTTAGTTGCTGGTATCGCAGTTGCTACAATTGGATATCTGGCTTACCAAAAATTTATCGCAACTCCTAAACAAGAAGAAGCTGCAAGTGAAATGTTTGTTGCTCAACAAAACTTTGAAAAAGCGGTAAATGGTGTTTCTAGCGATTCATTATTCAAATTATCATTAAACGGTTCAGAAGGTAAATTCGGATTTATTAAAATCGCTGACGAATATTCTGGAACTGATGCTGGAAACTTAGCAAACTACTACGCTGGTATTGCTTACCTAAACACTGGTAAATTTGATGAGGCAATTAAATATTTAGGTGAATTTAAATCTGATGATGTAGTCTTAAGCGCTTTGGCTAAAGGGGCGACAGGAGATGCTTACTCTCAAAAAAATCAGCAAAAAGAGGCTTTAGATTTTTATGTAAAAGCTGCTGAATCTAACAAAAATGATTTTACAACGCCTCGTTTCTTATTAAAAGCTGGAAAAACTGCTTTAGCTTTAGGACAAAAAGAAGATGCATTGAAATATTTTAATGATATTAAAGATAATTACGACAGTACTCCAGAAGCGGCGTCTGTTGATGCTTTGATTGGATTAGCGCAATAA
- a CDS encoding DUF6624 domain-containing protein: MKSDQILREYINFGTSESRKKEIVKELGRENDPNFRNGIWLEMQKRDSLNLIKVEEIIRQYGYPGKSLVGEPTNIAAWYVIQHSSKIGDYLLMIEQEAKKKEIPFTYFAKMQDRYLTQQGKEQIYGTQGQMKQITNKQTGKKEFFNYVSPIQNPAKVNDRRKKAGFTTTVEENAKEMGMEYKVYTLDEIKKMD; this comes from the coding sequence ATGAAATCGGATCAGATTCTTAGGGAATATATCAATTTTGGTACTTCTGAAAGTCGAAAAAAAGAAATAGTAAAAGAACTCGGGCGCGAAAATGATCCGAATTTTAGAAACGGCATTTGGCTAGAAATGCAAAAAAGAGATTCTCTTAACTTGATTAAGGTTGAAGAAATTATTAGGCAGTATGGTTATCCAGGAAAAAGTTTAGTTGGGGAACCAACCAATATTGCGGCATGGTACGTTATTCAGCACAGTTCAAAAATTGGAGATTATTTGCTAATGATTGAGCAGGAAGCGAAAAAAAAGGAGATACCTTTTACTTACTTTGCTAAAATGCAGGATCGTTATCTAACCCAGCAAGGAAAAGAACAGATTTATGGTACACAGGGTCAGATGAAACAAATAACAAACAAGCAAACAGGAAAAAAAGAGTTTTTTAATTATGTTTCTCCAATTCAAAATCCTGCTAAAGTTAATGATCGAAGAAAGAAAGCAGGATTTACAACGACGGTTGAAGAAAATGCCAAAGAAATGGGGATGGAATACAAAGTTTATACCTTAGATGAAATCAAGAAAATGGATTAG
- a CDS encoding pyridoxal phosphate-dependent aminotransferase, producing the protein MSNRRNWLKQIGLGAIGLSITPFETFANPLAENHISQNLDNSPILLRSNENPYGPSPLARVAMQKSINSSNRYGWNLSDELIALIATKNNVSNSNILLGAGSTEILDLVLQYTALQKGNFILAETTFNYWTFPSEKLGLKKITVPLTADKKHDLTAMLKAIDSDTKMIYICNPNNPTGTICDYEALVSFVKEASKNAIVFIDEAYLDFTKEKSLSSLAIENKNLIITKTFSKMYGLAGARVGYAVAAASTIEELSALKSSPNLSVTVVSTNAAIASLNDTKFIEQVKAANEEVKKYTVEQLSKLNLTCIPSHSNFIYFSLDNYKKDFFKQLENHNIQGTKIYEENGKWTRITIGTMKEMQRFIEAIK; encoded by the coding sequence ATGAGCAATAGAAGAAACTGGTTAAAACAAATAGGTTTGGGCGCAATAGGATTAAGTATTACTCCCTTTGAAACGTTTGCCAATCCGTTAGCAGAAAATCATATTTCTCAAAATTTAGACAATTCCCCTATTCTACTGAGGTCTAATGAAAATCCGTACGGTCCTTCTCCACTTGCACGCGTTGCCATGCAAAAAAGCATTAATAGCAGCAATCGTTACGGCTGGAATCTTTCAGACGAATTAATTGCACTTATTGCTACAAAAAACAATGTTTCAAACTCAAATATTTTATTAGGTGCAGGATCGACGGAGATTTTAGATTTGGTTCTGCAATATACCGCTTTGCAAAAAGGGAATTTTATATTGGCCGAAACCACTTTTAATTATTGGACATTTCCTTCCGAAAAATTGGGTTTAAAAAAAATCACCGTTCCATTAACTGCAGACAAAAAACACGATCTGACCGCAATGCTGAAAGCCATCGATTCTGATACAAAGATGATTTACATTTGCAATCCAAACAATCCGACGGGCACAATATGCGATTACGAAGCATTAGTTTCTTTTGTAAAAGAAGCATCTAAAAATGCGATTGTTTTTATCGACGAGGCTTATCTCGATTTCACAAAAGAAAAATCATTAAGCAGCCTTGCCATCGAAAACAAAAATTTAATTATTACCAAAACATTTTCAAAAATGTACGGTTTGGCTGGTGCACGCGTAGGCTATGCCGTTGCTGCCGCTTCAACAATTGAAGAACTCAGCGCTTTAAAATCATCTCCCAATTTATCTGTAACTGTAGTCTCAACAAACGCCGCTATAGCATCATTAAATGACACTAAATTTATTGAGCAGGTAAAAGCCGCCAATGAAGAAGTAAAAAAATATACTGTTGAACAGCTTAGTAAACTCAATTTAACGTGTATTCCATCTCATTCAAATTTCATCTATTTTTCTCTCGATAATTACAAAAAAGACTTCTTCAAACAATTGGAAAATCATAATATACAGGGAACAAAAATCTACGAAGAAAACGGAAAATGGACTAGAATAACTATCGGCACCATGAAAGAAATGCAACGATTTATTGAAGCAATAAAGTAA
- a CDS encoding glycosyltransferase family 4 protein, protein MNRKILFLGESYRADAITWMKGLKEFGDFEIITWELQTSNNYRSKRILEYFFAPISIRKIIKKEKPDMVIAERTTSYGFLAALSGSKTIAIAQQGRTDLWPEESKLYPFKKFIQKYAFKKAHLIHAWGPVMSIHMKAVGVDMSKVLVLPKGIDLSLFTPSTNNSNKIKAIVTRSLQPEYRHDSILKAFGILNQKGFDFSLTIVGDGNRLQFLKDLAKELQIENKVIFTGRIPNTELPKLLQQSNIYISMPITEGVSASLFEAMACNCYPLVSDIPGNQSWITHRENGQLIEIDNIEMLAEELIWSFKNAELRNEAIIQNRKFVEENANYDINMKVIADRYHKLIDSRN, encoded by the coding sequence ATGAATAGGAAAATACTTTTTCTTGGAGAATCTTACCGCGCCGATGCTATCACTTGGATGAAAGGCCTTAAAGAATTTGGCGATTTTGAAATTATCACTTGGGAACTTCAAACATCAAACAACTACAGATCGAAACGTATCTTAGAGTATTTTTTCGCTCCTATTTCCATTCGAAAAATAATTAAAAAAGAAAAACCAGACATGGTGATTGCAGAAAGAACCACCAGTTATGGTTTTCTTGCCGCATTATCAGGATCAAAAACCATTGCTATCGCACAGCAGGGTCGGACCGATTTATGGCCAGAAGAGTCTAAATTATATCCATTTAAAAAATTCATTCAGAAATATGCTTTCAAAAAAGCACATTTGATTCATGCATGGGGACCCGTCATGAGCATCCACATGAAAGCAGTTGGCGTCGACATGAGCAAAGTTTTGGTTCTTCCCAAAGGAATCGATTTATCTCTTTTCACACCTTCAACCAATAATTCAAACAAAATTAAAGCGATTGTAACGCGTTCTCTCCAGCCAGAATATCGTCATGATTCAATTTTAAAAGCTTTCGGAATTTTAAACCAAAAAGGATTTGATTTTTCTTTAACCATTGTTGGCGACGGAAATAGATTGCAATTTTTAAAAGATTTAGCAAAAGAACTCCAAATAGAAAACAAAGTGATTTTTACAGGAAGAATTCCGAATACAGAACTTCCAAAATTACTGCAACAATCCAATATTTATATCAGTATGCCCATTACCGAAGGTGTTTCGGCATCTTTATTTGAAGCAATGGCTTGCAATTGTTATCCCTTAGTCTCTGATATTCCTGGGAACCAAAGCTGGATTACGCATCGCGAAAACGGTCAGTTAATTGAAATTGATAATATTGAAATGCTGGCCGAAGAATTAATCTGGTCTTTTAAAAATGCTGAATTAAGAAATGAGGCAATTATTCAGAATCGAAAATTTGTGGAAGAAAATGCGAATTATGATATTAATATGAAGGTTATCGCTGATCGATATCATAAATTGATTGATTCTAGAAATTAA
- the murB gene encoding UDP-N-acetylmuramate dehydrogenase → MEIQSNFSLKKYNTFGIEASAKQFVAVHSIAELKTILSANKNEKKFILGGGSNMLLTKDIDALVIHIDLKGKKITKEDDDFVWVESQAGETWHDFVLWTIDNNFGGLENMSLIPGNVGTTPVQNIGAYGTEIKDTFVSCEAMNIATQEMKTFNNAECNFGYRESIFKHEAKDQYIITSVIFKLTKRNHKINTSYGDILAELAKNNITEPTLKDVSNAVIAIRQSKLPDPKELGNSGSFFKNPILLKSDFEEIHQKFPEMKFYEVSETEVKVPAGWLIEQAGFKGKRFGDAGVHKNQALVLVNYGNATGQEILAVSKEVQKTVFEKFGIQIEAEVNVI, encoded by the coding sequence ATGGAAATCCAATCCAATTTTTCTTTAAAAAAATACAATACTTTCGGTATTGAAGCCAGTGCCAAACAATTTGTTGCCGTTCATTCTATTGCTGAACTAAAAACGATTTTATCAGCAAACAAAAACGAGAAAAAATTTATTTTGGGAGGCGGAAGCAATATGCTTTTAACTAAAGACATTGACGCTTTGGTCATTCATATCGATTTAAAAGGAAAAAAAATCACAAAAGAAGACGATGACTTTGTTTGGGTTGAAAGTCAGGCAGGAGAAACTTGGCACGATTTTGTTCTTTGGACAATTGACAACAATTTTGGCGGTTTAGAAAATATGTCTCTGATTCCTGGAAATGTTGGCACGACACCAGTTCAAAATATTGGTGCGTATGGAACTGAAATCAAAGATACTTTTGTTTCTTGCGAAGCTATGAACATTGCGACTCAGGAAATGAAAACTTTTAACAACGCTGAATGTAATTTTGGCTACCGCGAAAGTATTTTCAAACATGAAGCAAAAGACCAATACATTATCACTTCGGTTATTTTTAAACTGACTAAACGCAATCATAAAATCAATACTTCTTACGGAGATATTTTGGCCGAATTGGCCAAAAATAATATTACAGAACCAACTTTAAAAGATGTGAGCAATGCTGTAATTGCCATCAGACAAAGCAAGTTGCCAGATCCGAAAGAATTGGGAAATAGCGGCAGTTTCTTTAAAAACCCAATTTTATTAAAATCTGATTTTGAAGAAATCCACCAGAAATTTCCAGAAATGAAATTCTACGAAGTTTCAGAAACTGAAGTAAAAGTCCCGGCAGGATGGCTTATTGAGCAGGCTGGTTTTAAAGGAAAACGTTTTGGAGATGCAGGAGTTCATAAAAATCAGGCTTTGGTTTTGGTGAATTACGGAAATGCAACAGGACAAGAAATTTTAGCTGTTTCAAAAGAAGTTCAAAAAACGGTTTTTGAAAAATTCGGCATTCAAATAGAAGCAGAAGTGAATGTGATTTAA
- the ribH gene encoding 6,7-dimethyl-8-ribityllumazine synthase yields MATQNKNLSEYDKNTIPNAKDFRFGIVVSEWNDTITEGLYNGAFDALVDCDVPAQQIIRWNVPGSFELIYGAKKMLQTQNVDAVIVIGCVIQGETKHFDFVCEGVTQGIKDLNVQTDIPVIFCVLTDNNMQQSIDRSGGAHGNKGTEAAIAAIKMAYIRQQASMSHAFNQPLLTSGALQIEDSPKKIENE; encoded by the coding sequence ATGGCTACTCAAAATAAAAATCTATCAGAATACGATAAAAACACAATCCCAAACGCGAAAGACTTTCGGTTTGGGATTGTTGTTTCTGAATGGAATGATACTATAACAGAAGGACTTTATAATGGTGCTTTTGATGCTTTGGTTGATTGCGATGTTCCTGCTCAGCAAATTATCCGTTGGAATGTTCCAGGAAGTTTTGAGCTGATTTATGGAGCAAAAAAAATGCTTCAAACTCAAAATGTTGACGCGGTTATCGTAATTGGATGCGTTATTCAAGGAGAAACAAAACATTTTGATTTTGTCTGCGAAGGTGTTACGCAAGGAATTAAAGACTTGAATGTTCAAACGGATATCCCAGTTATTTTCTGTGTTTTAACAGATAATAATATGCAGCAGTCAATTGATAGAAGCGGGGGAGCTCACGGAAACAAAGGAACTGAAGCGGCGATTGCTGCAATAAAAATGGCGTACATTCGTCAGCAGGCTTCAATGTCTCATGCTTTCAATCAGCCATTATTGACTTCGGGAGCACTTCAAATTGAAGATTCTCCGAAAAAAATAGAAAACGAATAA
- a CDS encoding rhomboid family intramembrane serine protease has product MNILDDLKLQYRLGGIAMRVMYWNIACFIVSLIFFYNYSNGLFNFPSWIALSSDPQVFMFKPWTFLTYAFFHDGFFHLLFNMMVLNFASTLFLTYFTQKQYLGLYLLSALFAGVAFALSFYFSNISGSIVGASAAIMAILVAATTYSPLMNVRLFLFGNVKLWHITAVIIILDLMQFRLGNMGGHISHLAGAFFGFIYIKLLQNGTDLSIVVSKTLDFFVNLFRKSPTTPFTKVHKNYKRPAEKTTSRIVTKDKTQQQIDEILDKISQSGYDCLTKEEKEFLFKAGK; this is encoded by the coding sequence ATGAATATTCTAGATGATTTAAAATTACAATATAGATTAGGAGGTATTGCCATGCGTGTTATGTATTGGAATATAGCATGTTTTATTGTATCGCTTATTTTCTTCTATAACTATTCAAATGGGTTATTTAATTTTCCGAGTTGGATTGCTTTGTCTTCAGATCCTCAGGTTTTTATGTTTAAGCCTTGGACTTTTTTGACCTACGCTTTTTTTCATGACGGATTTTTTCATCTGTTGTTCAATATGATGGTGCTTAATTTTGCAAGCACTTTGTTCTTGACTTATTTCACTCAAAAGCAATATTTAGGCTTGTATCTTTTAAGTGCTCTTTTTGCGGGGGTGGCTTTTGCATTGAGTTTTTATTTTTCTAATATCAGCGGTTCTATTGTTGGCGCATCGGCGGCTATCATGGCCATCTTAGTGGCAGCGACAACTTATTCGCCTTTGATGAATGTTCGCTTATTCTTATTCGGAAATGTTAAGCTTTGGCATATTACGGCTGTTATTATAATTTTGGATTTAATGCAGTTCCGTTTAGGAAATATGGGCGGACATATTTCGCATCTTGCTGGTGCTTTCTTCGGCTTCATTTATATTAAACTGCTTCAGAATGGCACCGATTTAAGCATTGTTGTTTCTAAAACGCTTGATTTCTTCGTAAATCTTTTTAGAAAATCTCCTACGACCCCATTTACAAAAGTTCATAAAAATTACAAAAGACCTGCAGAAAAGACAACGTCAAGAATTGTTACGAAAGATAAAACACAGCAGCAGATTGATGAAATTTTAGATAAAATAAGCCAGTCAGGATACGATTGCCTGACTAAGGAAGAAAAAGAGTTTTTATTTAAAGCTGGAAAATAA
- a CDS encoding DUF2461 domain-containing protein, translating into MLAKESLQFLDDLKKNNNREWFQENKKRYEVFKKDYHQLVSDFLDAMKPLDPSLELLEVKNCTFRINRDIRFSKDKSPYKAHLGIWMSGGTKGLNRTGYYVHIEKGASFIAGGFYSPESEDLKKVRKEIAFFYDDLQEILNDKNFKKEFGSLDFNENNSLKSMPRGYEKDHPAIEFLKLKSFTATQKYDISEVTQKDFVKKISQKLIALKPLNEFINRALDTEEF; encoded by the coding sequence ATGTTAGCGAAAGAATCATTGCAATTTTTAGACGATTTAAAAAAGAACAATAACCGAGAATGGTTTCAGGAGAATAAAAAACGATACGAAGTTTTCAAAAAAGATTACCATCAATTGGTAAGCGATTTTCTTGACGCAATGAAACCGCTCGATCCTTCATTAGAATTATTGGAAGTTAAAAACTGTACTTTTAGAATCAATCGTGATATTCGTTTTTCTAAAGACAAATCGCCTTATAAAGCACATTTAGGAATCTGGATGTCTGGCGGAACAAAAGGCTTGAACCGTACCGGATATTATGTTCATATCGAAAAAGGCGCCAGTTTTATCGCAGGCGGATTCTACTCTCCTGAATCGGAAGATTTGAAAAAAGTCCGCAAAGAAATTGCTTTTTTCTATGATGATCTACAGGAAATTTTAAACGATAAAAACTTTAAAAAGGAATTTGGAAGTTTAGATTTCAACGAAAATAATTCTTTAAAAAGTATGCCGAGAGGTTACGAAAAAGACCATCCGGCTATTGAGTTCCTAAAATTGAAGAGTTTTACAGCGACTCAAAAATATGACATTTCTGAAGTCACACAGAAAGATTTCGTAAAAAAGATAAGCCAAAAACTGATTGCTCTAAAGCCGCTAAACGAATTCATTAACCGCGCTTTAGACACTGAAGAATTCTAA
- a CDS encoding rhomboid family intramembrane serine protease, with amino-acid sequence MMNMTPVVKQLLIINIIFFIGSQLVPISYEYLAMFFPENPNFKVWQPITHMFMHGGIMHIAFNMFALVSFGSALEHFWGGKKFLFFYISCGLGSALLHTAVNYYFFEDTINVLTANGYHKADILNILSQGKIDTRWQTLVSAAQFDGFTGAYIGTVVGASGAIYGLLTAFAFMFPNAELALLFIPIPIKAKYFVPGLLLMDLFLGVKGTSLFGGGGTGIAHFAHVGGAITGFLMMWYWKKNQFNNNRWN; translated from the coding sequence ATGATGAATATGACTCCAGTAGTTAAACAACTGCTAATTATTAATATTATATTTTTTATTGGTTCGCAATTGGTTCCAATTTCTTATGAATATCTTGCGATGTTCTTTCCGGAAAATCCCAATTTTAAAGTTTGGCAGCCTATTACCCATATGTTTATGCATGGCGGAATTATGCATATTGCTTTTAATATGTTTGCATTGGTTTCTTTTGGATCTGCTTTGGAGCATTTTTGGGGTGGTAAAAAGTTTTTGTTTTTCTACATTTCATGCGGTTTAGGTTCTGCATTGCTTCACACGGCGGTAAATTATTACTTTTTTGAGGATACAATTAATGTTTTGACGGCTAATGGTTATCATAAGGCCGATATATTGAATATTTTAAGTCAGGGGAAAATAGATACCAGATGGCAGACTTTAGTTAGTGCAGCTCAATTTGATGGGTTTACAGGCGCGTATATAGGAACTGTTGTCGGGGCTTCTGGTGCTATTTATGGTTTGCTGACGGCTTTTGCATTTATGTTTCCTAATGCAGAATTAGCGCTTTTGTTTATCCCGATTCCAATTAAAGCTAAATATTTTGTTCCTGGACTTTTATTGATGGACTTATTCTTAGGTGTAAAAGGAACTTCTTTGTTTGGCGGAGGCGGCACAGGGATAGCTCATTTTGCACACGTTGGTGGTGCAATCACTGGTTTTTTAATGATGTGGTACTGGAAAAAGAATCAGTTTAATAACAACCGTTGGAATTAA